The following is a genomic window from Babesia bovis T2Bo chromosome 4 map unlocalized Chr4_1, whole genome shotgun sequence.
TAGACATCGCAACGTACATTCAGACAATCCCATATGATCCATGGGCAGCACACTACGGCAATATGCCATTTCCAAATCGTATGCGGAGTTTAAAAGTTCCATCACGGTTTCCCTTGTGGGACGTAGCTTAAGATGTTCCAAAGCTGCCATTGCAAATTTGAGATGGATGCTGACGTCCTTGGCTACAGTGTCTAAGGCAGATAGCAGAGTCGGCAACTTTTTGGAGTTCCTCAGATAATCTGCCAATATGCCAAATGCAGAGCGAAAAATAGCTTTTGATATACACTGTAAAATCACCTTAATATAAAAGCACGACGTTGAAGTTAAATTACGCGTTAGCCACTCGATCTTGGCATCAGCCTATATACTATGTGTACCAAACATCTGCACCTTACCTCGGGAACATCGATCGTCCCTGGAATAGCCGACGACATTATTCCAAAAAGTTCACTATGGATGTTTTCGTATGATACCTGAAACCCGTAGAACGCACGTGCTTCTGGAATTTGCGTGTCCGCCAGTAGGTCCAACGTAATAGTAGCTGGCCTAGCAACCTCTGAACGGTCTCTGTTTCAGTAATATCCACCAACTAAACTGCTTACAATCGGTTATGGTAGCTTATAAGCTTCACCACGAGCTGCCGCAGTTCAGTAGGCAGCGAAGAATATGTATCTCTTTCGTTAGCAAATCGAAAATCTTCCGCTGCCCAGAAGCTGTTCTCTATCTCTTTGTACATCGCCTGTTAGTATCTGTTAGATTTATAAATTCATTGCCTCACCCAAAGTGCGTCATAGTGGATTGGGAACATGACCTAGACAATATGAGATTCCTCATAGTTTCCTACCCATCTATTTGCGTTTTCTTTAAGGAGGGTTTCATTATGTTGTTCCAAAGCAATTTCCTGTGGTTGCAGGTATTTAATTGAACCAACATCCATTTTGGGACTCGGTGTGTCGCTATGTCGTTAGGGATTCAAGCATGTCTTTGTCTCCACAACCAAGGGTGTTAAATCCTTATTTACTATACAAATATCGTCTAACTAGCAAAGCATAATATTGGCAGACGATATTAACTAAACTACTAACATCACTGTATCCGATACTCAGCCTTCCACTTCCCCTGGTGTGGGTTCAGTTGATGTATCCAATTTACTATAACTTTTACGTGTAGGATTAGGCAAATGTAAAACAAATATTTATTCCATAAGGGGTTTTAAAATAGAAGCCTCGACATATGTGAGAAAACGTTGTCTACTATATGGTCCTACGTTTTTTTGGATGTTGAAACTGCACCCGTAAGGTGATTATGATTACCATCGTACAAACATAATTTATAAGAATTATAGACAACACACATGTGTAATCGTGCCATgaatatttaaaatgtgtatgtaaTTGCTTCTTACCTATTAAGGCCTGGGTGCAGCCATGCCTATTCCTATTAGAAACAATAGAGAAGAATGGCAATTATTTTAAATGGCGGATTTTTGCCGCTTTTTTATGGCGGCAGGGGAGGTTGGCAGTCATGTTACTGTGGATCGTTTACGTGTGTTATTATCGCAAGAACGTGAATCCTTCCGTGTCTGCCTGCAGACTCTTAGCCACTTGCTTGGTTTAAAGTTGAACGAACTTATAAACTTCGATCGCAGTCAGGTTATGAAGGATGATGTCGTctctatatatttatctgGCGAGCTCCCTGAGAGTGTCATTGGACTTCTGGACGATGTTGATGCTACGCCTGCTCGTAGGCATGCTTTAGCATTGCAGGTTGGGAAGTTACTCAAAGCTAGGCTGCGTTATGGTCTTAATGATGTTGTTCAAGCCTTGGATGGAGCGCCTGCCAAGGACTTGTATAGTAGAAGCATTGCTTGTTTGTTACGTATCACTATGTGCGCTTTAAAGGTTGAGTGCAACGTGCGTCGCAGCAATGTCGTTGACGTGGGTAAATACATGCTAGATGAGAGTGGCGCGTCATTATGTGAAGTTTTGAGTCGTTGTTCTGTTATGCTCTGTATCTTTGCTGCTGAGGAGTCCAACCTTTTTGATAGTGTCAAGGAGGTACAGGAAACACTTTTGGGTTTGGTTCCTGGGCCTTTGATGCTTCATATAATAGGTGCATTCCCAGTAATTGCTTTTGACAATGAGTGTCTATTTTCGTTGCAGAACCGGCGTGTTTTTGTCGAATCGTTATCTAGCATTCTACCTGATTTATTAGATCACATATTAATATTTAATCGCATGGGTGTTCCCGGAAGTTCTCGTAAGCGTGATGTTCGTAAGAATATGATGGAAGTCGGAAAGCCCTCATCTGTTCACGTTTCCTGCGAAGGTTCATCAGGTGCGTCTACTACATTAGAAGATGTTGTATCCGATGAACATAATTGTAATCTTAAGAAtgatatacatatagaTCGCACCGCTGATGGAAAGTTAATAGACGACAACATGTTGGTTGTCACTCCGATTGACAGTAGCGATTGGGAGTTTGCATTCGGTAATGTGCCTAGAGTACGTACACTGTCTTTACTTTTGGAGTTCATCATCAAATTTTCTCGTGTTGATAGTGACGGCACTGTTAACAAGCACACTCTTGGGTGGCTTGATACATTGGTGTCTAAGCCTAGCTTTCTACAGACATTTGCTCCTATATTTTCAACTGGTGACACAAGTAACTTTGGCAGAGTGCTCGAGTTATCCCGCATGTTACGTAGGGATGTTTTCGTATCACATCACATATTAGTCATTGGTAACTACAGTGACCAAGTTCTTGGTATGACCCTTGAGGCTGGCATCGACATACTCACAGCGGATGATACATACGCGCCTCgtattttatcatttttgGTTGAAGGTATTGAACATCGTCCTCGTGAGGTAATTGAATGCTGGTGTTCTTTGTTAACTCCTTTGGTTCTATATAGTGCTGGCGATAATGGAGTACGCTTCGCTGATGGTGTGGCTGCTACTCAAGTTCTTCGTGTTGCTGAGAATTTATTTGACAGTGTCTCTAGTCACGCTCTTATGCAGAATTTTGGGGATGAGTGTCATCCTGATGAGGATAATGTCAATGCTTGCACCGCTCGTCAGTTAATGGTTCTTTTAACTGATATAATGGGTAATAAGCGTGTATCGGAGTTGCTGTCAACAGCGATCAATGCTGCTCATGAGGCTATACAGCAAGAAATTAGTTTAGAATCAGTACAAACTTTAGAGTTCGCTGTGTTTTGTTTATGGTTGATTCGTATGCCAGACAATGCTAGCAGTCAAAAGGACGTCTTCTCTTATGTGCATCAGGTAAATGAACGTACATTGCAGACTACGATTCAAATTTACGAGATGGCCCGTGCATATGAAGGTCCTAAACGCCGTGTAGATGCTTTAGAGAAGATAAAGAAGGGTATTCGCGCTAGCAGGTTACGTAACATGGTTGATAATAGTGAGCCTTGGTTTGAAGATCAGCAAATAAACGCAGTAACGAAAGAGGATTGGGAAGTTTACTATCGTGATTTTGCTGATTGTATAAAGGATCAGTTAACAAATGCCGTGCTACACCGTATGCCTGATATGTTACCTGATGGTTCTCATTCATCAACGGGACAGCCTTCCATTCCACGGCATAGTAAGGGTGGGCGTAAACTTCGCCGGGGGTTCCGTAAAGGGACACCGTGTAATAAACAGGGTGAACCTCTTATTACTCCATTGGAGTATACCCGTCGTGCTAAGTTGTTAATGCGGATATACAAGTTGATGGGCATTGAAGGCATTTCCGATGATATATGTGCTACCATTTTGTCTGTTATGGCTCACTCTACGCTACCATTTGATGAATGTAGGTCAGTGTTTGATTTACTGCTGGAACGTTGTTCACCTGAGATACTACACAAGGTGCACGAGAGTGGTCAATATAACTTGATATTAGCTATGTTCAAGTCAATGTCATCTAACTTGGACCCTCGATTTATCAGATTGCTACCTGAAATGATGAATACGGCTGTGTCTCGTTGCGAATTTGATGGCGATACGCGTGGTTTGCTTGGCCTCATGGAGGTCCTAACGAGTGCTGTTGCTGCTCACTATCCACTTGCTGACTTAATGGAGGTTATCAACGCCGTCGCTATACTTCAACGCTTCGTAGTATTTGTAAACTGTATTGCTGTTGATTCATCTGAGTTTTTGGAGGTCCGTGGTCGTATGAATATGACTCTTATAGAGAGATATGTAAAACTGGGTACTGCACGTATGGGAGTACATATAGAACAGCATGTTCACGACCAGCTAAAACAGATAATGTTATCGCACGCTGCTGAATTTAGGATATCACTGAACAATGGTACTGTTGGACAGCCCGCTGCTTATGCTG
Proteins encoded in this region:
- a CDS encoding Ribonucleotide reductase small chain family protein, with the protein product MDVGSIKYLQPQEIALEQHNETLLKENANRWVMFPIHYDALWAMYKEIENSFWAAEDFRFANERDTYSSLPTELRQLVVKLISYHNRLDRSEVARPATITLDLLADTQIPEARAFYGFQVSYENIHSELFGIMSSAIPGTIDVPEADAKIEWLTRNLTSTSCFYIKVILQCISKAIFRSAFGILADYLRNSKKLPTLLSALDTVAKDVSIHLKFAMAALEHLKLRPTRETVMELLNSAYDLEMAYCRSVLPMDHMGLSEYHLSQYIKNNVNQCLLITGNTEEHRVKVELGWLKPSIFTGNASTQVRQIQRKIQPVEENSGGSISFNEDF